One Phycisphaerae bacterium DNA segment encodes these proteins:
- the rpe gene encoding ribulose-phosphate 3-epimerase, with translation MADRQLPKAGTIEIAPSILSANFAKLADEIGQIEHTGVKMVHLDVMDGHFVPNITIGPVVIAKIRKYSNLAFDSHLMISEPERYADDFIKAGVNNITFHIEVVPNPKDFIKKLHDAGISAGLCLNPETPVSKIEKYAHLADMILVMTVHPGFGGQSFIQAAADKIKPIRQIVGANIRIEVDGGIDAKTTPIVTALGADTLVAGNAIFGQADRVKAIEAIRKAIVNV, from the coding sequence GATACTGAGCGCAAACTTCGCCAAACTGGCCGACGAAATCGGACAGATTGAGCATACTGGCGTGAAGATGGTTCACCTCGACGTTATGGACGGCCATTTCGTGCCGAATATTACTATCGGGCCGGTCGTGATTGCGAAAATCCGCAAATATTCCAACCTCGCGTTCGACAGCCACCTTATGATTAGCGAGCCGGAAAGATACGCCGATGATTTTATCAAGGCGGGTGTGAATAATATTACTTTTCATATCGAGGTTGTGCCGAATCCGAAGGATTTTATAAAGAAGCTGCACGACGCAGGCATATCGGCCGGACTTTGTCTTAATCCTGAAACGCCTGTGTCGAAAATTGAAAAATACGCGCATTTAGCCGATATGATTTTGGTTATGACGGTTCATCCCGGCTTTGGCGGGCAGAGTTTCATTCAGGCCGCGGCTGATAAAATAAAACCCATTCGTCAGATTGTCGGGGCGAATATAAGGATTGAAGTTGACGGCGGAATCGACGCAAAAACAACGCCGATTGTTACGGCACTCGGAGCAGATACATTAGTCGCCGGTAATGCTATCTTCGGACAAGCCGACAGGGTAAAAGCAATCGAGGCAATTCGTAAGGCCATTGTAAATGTTTAA